The genomic stretch TTCCGCCGGTAATCATTTCCTTACCATTTAAGATTTTATTATTCGTCTTGGTAGACGGTTGGTATCTGGTGACATCTTCCCTGTTAAGAGGGTTTTAGAATGAAGGAGCGTACGCATTATGAGCAGTGAATTTGTCATATCGATCGCAGAACGCGGTATTTATACAGTACTTATTATTACTGGTCCTTTGCTAATTCTTGCACTTGCAGTAGGGTTGATTGTCAGCATATTCCAAGCAACAACACAGATACAGGAACAAACACTCGCGTTCATTCCTAAGATTGTTGCTGTTTTAGTAGGGATCATCTTTTTTGGACCGTGGATGCTGACCAGGATGGTTGAATTTACAGCAGGTATCCTAGAGAATTTGGATCGGTTTGTGGGCTGATTAGATGCTATCTCAGATTGATTACACCGTTGTTCCAGCATTTGCATTAGTACTAGTTCGCCTAATTGCGTTC from Terribacillus sp. DMT04 encodes the following:
- the fliQ gene encoding flagellar biosynthesis protein FliQ, which produces MSSEFVISIAERGIYTVLIITGPLLILALAVGLIVSIFQATTQIQEQTLAFIPKIVAVLVGIIFFGPWMLTRMVEFTAGILENLDRFVG